Proteins encoded in a region of the Ptychodera flava strain L36383 chromosome 4, AS_Pfla_20210202, whole genome shotgun sequence genome:
- the LOC139132248 gene encoding uncharacterized protein has product MSQPQRPRPPPAASIEHPQTPPTTPSPMGPPTSQPSTSAQQTATPTTRATVTEAVGAASTSAQQTMVVQQDVLTATQMVTRQKEAAERFQRALSELKLYAEREPVIFQAEEALARLQLVVDTAMEARHPEYERYLIMLRILRKEKDSEGLPTMLLALVGNKSQADIIEKVAKIKKAVGEGGARDTRLRSRLNGDVSQHVVGIVA; this is encoded by the exons ATGAGTCAGCCACAGAGACCTCGTCCGCCACCTGCTGCCAGCATTGAACATCCACAGACTCCGCCCACAACACCCTCCCCAATGGGACCGCCAACGAGCCAACCATCTACTAGCGCACAGCAAACGGCTACTCCGACTACAAGGGCTACTGTGACAGAGGCGGTTGGGGCTGCGTCGACTTCAGCTCAACAGACTATG GTGGTGCAGCAAGATGTTCTCACTGCTACCCAGATGGTGACGAGACAAAAGGAGGCGGCCGAACGATTTCAGCGTGCGTTATCAGAGCTGAAACTATATGCGGAACGGGAGCCGGTGATCTTTCAGGCAGAAGAGGCCTTGGCGAGATTGCAGCTGGTGGTAGACACGGCAATGGAGGCCCGTCATCCAGAATATGAACGATATTTAATAATGTTAAGAATTTTGCGAAAAGAGAAAGATTCTGAGGGCTTGCCCACCATGTTGTTGGCTCTAGTCGGTAATAAAAGTCAGGCAGATATTATAGAAAAGGTAGCGAAAATAAAGAAGGCAGTAGGGGAAGGTGGCGCAAGGGATACCCGATTACGTAGTCGACTCAACGGAGACGTATCTCAACACGTTGTTGGAATTGTGGCTTAA